The proteins below come from a single Marinobacter arenosus genomic window:
- a CDS encoding P-loop NTPase fold protein, producing MSLKKAKEQMIQSLSESDNKVIALSGKWGTGKTHLWTEVQAEARDDKVRNALYVSLFGLSGIDQLKRKLIEASVPGVESHGGVFDGLKNLFNSGVEAASKHYKALAAINNLNLLLMAPAVLRNKLIVIDDIERKYETLGINEVLGFIDEYSKQHGSRFILVLNDDQLSTKEDQAELWATFREKIIDHEIKLSTTPEEAFSIAIALKPSKYAEAIQRASVICGLTNIRIVTRVIKATNQILAGRDLDKPILDRVVPSIVLFSSIYHRGLEDGPDFKFALNIGNPDWANFGRDNDDEPTVQEKREDGWRMLMQELGIHGCDEFEERLVEFLESGLFEPVKIEAIISRYASETEAMEARKTIQDFLFRSFWDHRADENQLVEEAAGFPKIAGLLDPFIVSQLSAELSRMTGGAAKATLIIDAWIKAYREGRLQISFENPFGNPIDHRIQAELDKAESAAQNDTNLVDACIHIVDHSGWGTLEEVALSRASVQDFEAAIRDMKDLRILGKFMRQMIKMRINRSAYDPHFGTATEHFVKACRSIANDSSSPRLANLVKELFRNTSIDSEISMGPRTSEDGLSS from the coding sequence GTGTCGTTAAAGAAAGCAAAGGAACAAATGATCCAATCGCTCAGCGAATCAGATAACAAGGTGATTGCGCTGTCGGGCAAATGGGGAACAGGTAAAACCCATCTCTGGACTGAGGTCCAGGCTGAGGCTCGTGATGATAAGGTAAGGAATGCCCTTTACGTCTCACTCTTTGGCTTATCGGGCATTGATCAGCTGAAGCGCAAACTTATTGAGGCATCGGTACCCGGAGTGGAGTCTCACGGTGGGGTGTTCGACGGGTTAAAGAATCTGTTCAATTCGGGTGTAGAGGCTGCCTCCAAGCATTACAAAGCACTGGCTGCCATAAATAATTTGAATTTGTTGTTAATGGCGCCTGCTGTATTACGCAATAAGCTGATCGTTATTGATGACATCGAACGCAAATATGAGACGCTTGGTATCAATGAGGTCCTTGGTTTCATCGATGAATATTCAAAGCAGCATGGTTCGCGGTTCATCCTCGTTCTTAATGATGATCAGCTTTCAACCAAGGAGGACCAGGCTGAACTGTGGGCAACCTTCAGGGAAAAGATCATTGATCACGAAATAAAGCTATCCACCACGCCTGAGGAAGCCTTCTCGATAGCAATTGCCCTTAAGCCATCCAAGTACGCAGAAGCGATTCAGCGAGCGTCTGTGATATGCGGGTTGACCAACATTCGCATCGTCACGCGGGTCATCAAGGCGACTAATCAGATTCTGGCAGGTAGGGATTTGGACAAGCCTATTCTGGATCGGGTGGTGCCATCTATCGTCTTATTTTCATCTATCTACCATCGGGGTTTGGAGGACGGTCCGGATTTCAAATTCGCGCTGAATATTGGTAACCCTGACTGGGCCAACTTTGGAAGGGACAATGATGATGAGCCTACTGTTCAGGAAAAAAGGGAGGATGGCTGGAGGATGCTTATGCAAGAACTGGGCATCCATGGATGCGACGAGTTTGAGGAGCGATTGGTCGAGTTTTTGGAGTCGGGTCTATTCGAGCCAGTCAAAATAGAAGCCATCATTAGCCGTTATGCCTCTGAGACTGAGGCCATGGAAGCAAGGAAAACGATCCAGGATTTCCTTTTTCGATCTTTTTGGGACCATCGAGCCGACGAAAACCAGTTGGTGGAGGAAGCGGCTGGCTTCCCAAAAATTGCAGGCCTTCTTGACCCTTTCATTGTGAGCCAGTTGAGTGCAGAGCTTTCCCGGATGACTGGGGGCGCAGCAAAAGCCACCTTGATCATCGATGCTTGGATTAAAGCTTATCGGGAGGGTCGACTACAGATCTCTTTCGAAAATCCATTTGGAAATCCAATAGATCACAGAATCCAAGCAGAGCTCGATAAGGCAGAGTCAGCGGCTCAGAATGACACCAATCTAGTCGATGCCTGTATACACATTGTTGACCATAGTGGTTGGGGAACGTTGGAAGAAGTCGCTCTCAGTAGAGCATCGGTTCAGGACTTTGAGGCTGCTATACGCGATATGAAAGACTTGCGAATCCTTGGCAAATTCATGCGACAGATGATCAAAATGCGTATTAATCGGTCGGCTTACGATCCCCACTTCGGTACCGCTACGGAGCATTTTGTAAAAGCTTGCCGGTCTATAGCGAATGACTCCTCATCTCCGCGTCTAGCAAACCTTGTCAAAGAGCTTTTCCGGAACACATCCATAGACTCTGAGATCTCCATGGGACCTCGCACTTCGGAGGATGGGTTAAGTTCGTAG
- a CDS encoding DEAD/DEAH box helicase, whose protein sequence is MKPYPILDLDSARHILDFSGGRDELKSLGEVQLRGAVALYNMINTENIGLGYLADEVGMGKTYIALGVVSLMRYFNPALRVLYICPSANVQDKWLREQASFIDRNVCTASYRVRTPEGKPAAPVAKCGSLEDLIRTAASGFYADFFVRNGSFSFGLQKADGDDGQRAIESWKKQREKLKGLVPAFAVPGGPPTHQGVKDEFARALNYLLPTFDLVVIDEAHNFKHDADSSDRNRVLSQVLGFYQNQNAKVRPFQRRVRNALLLSATPYDRNLEQLRNQLALVGKDGLLRNAKSVTDKAEIARFMVRRLNRLKIGDREYTRNMYRAEWRDGHKAAIELETDEQKLVTALVQKKVGDALGHKHGSPSFQMGMLASFESYGETTRSPRVEFDSEDPDDRGRDAQDRNVVGAIVDSYVNANLGRSLPHPKMDTVAKQLANAVVQENRKQLVFVRRVKSVKELKQKLDECYDDWLINYLNFRLQDRPKALSSVQGVISEYGEISRFRDERIDEGLAEEDSTGEAELRQPPKNDNFFNWFFRGDAPKPQKRKNWGDLLTPDQVRQSLSQPTRLASPLLEVNWAQLMCFFSGVDLRQVIEQCLAADTEASLADLGKVQAQEYLRKFRLSQLFFLDAWVNQLGHRAFAPLRDHLQAFLSHQNAQGEGVPLSPQDVREQLCLPTLFSELEVSDELKGQILPSIGELFRRLTETPVCTNRDDIKALLRTVDIHTAIVSTVLRTGHGMIDLYVSRLRQGEGDLSSRVLTDWIKDFVTELTRQSQVQGFSTYRELKGLADELPAILKANLPGIFDLGTNEYRRYLSNQLNPIAPIIGATGETNAPGQRSAQARKFRMPGYPLVLVSTNVFQEGEDLHLFCDSVVHYGVSGSPVSIEQKNGRVDRVGSLAQRRLTRGGFSDPEEDDLIQVSFPHVKESIERVQIRRLSESINRYMASLHEIGSTVASDKEEIAESEIADRTRIEPQIRDFLESPFDPADPRSDLEHLSFLKQQIKETQKQVQANVTQAKQLIATALGVSERIRWPLRVNLKVSDLVEQVSDIAEVRLTTARASGEILARVVVDHQDCRGTQVQIGSHSELAMLMHQHSWTTLHRTFAYQTARNVWRLAYDAEMLVGDEIVTVERDMTALLARFHERHDPKQYRPPGSVVSQHLERLRQDQEIQVGQQALKVDVVDSGKTIGLRFWFKEGELQRSQTVLLSECDGQCIFISPAVPSNAVSAMPVEKIVELTWERNRSTDVVEFMLNDHREIVGRCVHPVDSLHWREFVYCAHVLAVESDRLEFLVCEEDQF, encoded by the coding sequence ATGAAACCTTACCCTATCCTCGACCTGGACTCTGCACGCCATATTCTTGATTTCAGTGGTGGTAGGGATGAGCTCAAATCGCTCGGCGAGGTCCAGCTCCGTGGCGCGGTTGCTCTCTACAACATGATCAACACCGAGAATATCGGGTTAGGTTATCTCGCCGATGAAGTCGGAATGGGAAAAACCTACATAGCGCTCGGAGTTGTTTCGCTGATGCGGTATTTCAACCCGGCTCTGCGGGTTCTCTATATCTGCCCAAGTGCCAATGTTCAGGACAAATGGCTGCGGGAACAAGCCAGCTTTATCGACAGAAACGTATGTACTGCTAGCTACCGAGTGCGTACTCCGGAGGGCAAGCCGGCTGCCCCTGTGGCCAAATGCGGTAGCCTGGAAGATCTCATCCGCACAGCAGCCTCGGGCTTCTATGCTGACTTTTTCGTTCGCAATGGGAGTTTCAGTTTTGGGCTTCAAAAAGCAGATGGAGATGACGGGCAGAGAGCGATCGAAAGCTGGAAGAAACAGCGTGAAAAGCTTAAAGGATTGGTTCCCGCGTTTGCAGTACCTGGTGGACCCCCGACGCATCAAGGGGTAAAAGATGAGTTCGCAAGAGCATTGAACTACCTATTGCCCACGTTTGACCTCGTAGTGATCGATGAAGCGCATAACTTTAAGCATGACGCGGATAGTAGCGACCGAAACCGAGTACTTTCTCAGGTCTTGGGTTTCTATCAAAACCAAAACGCTAAGGTCAGACCTTTTCAGCGTCGCGTACGCAATGCCTTGCTGCTCTCCGCCACGCCTTACGATCGTAACCTGGAACAACTACGGAACCAGCTTGCTCTGGTAGGAAAGGACGGCCTTCTGAGGAACGCCAAGTCTGTAACGGACAAAGCAGAGATCGCCCGGTTTATGGTCCGCCGCCTCAACCGGTTGAAAATCGGAGACAGGGAATACACCCGTAATATGTACCGTGCGGAGTGGCGCGATGGGCACAAGGCAGCGATTGAACTGGAAACGGATGAACAGAAGCTGGTCACCGCCCTGGTTCAGAAGAAGGTTGGCGATGCATTGGGGCACAAGCATGGCTCTCCGTCCTTCCAAATGGGAATGCTTGCATCCTTCGAGAGCTATGGTGAAACCACTCGTTCACCCCGGGTGGAGTTCGATAGTGAAGATCCCGATGATAGAGGACGCGATGCGCAGGACCGGAACGTGGTTGGTGCTATTGTCGACAGTTATGTAAATGCAAACCTCGGGCGCTCACTGCCACACCCTAAAATGGACACCGTTGCAAAGCAGTTGGCCAATGCGGTTGTTCAGGAGAATCGCAAACAGCTTGTATTCGTGCGTCGGGTGAAAAGCGTCAAAGAACTCAAGCAGAAACTCGATGAATGCTATGACGATTGGCTGATCAATTACCTGAATTTCCGCCTGCAAGATCGCCCGAAAGCACTGAGTTCTGTGCAAGGCGTGATCAGCGAATACGGTGAAATCAGCCGATTCAGGGACGAGCGCATAGATGAAGGCCTCGCGGAGGAGGACAGCACTGGAGAGGCCGAACTCCGGCAGCCACCCAAGAACGACAACTTTTTCAACTGGTTCTTCCGAGGCGACGCGCCAAAGCCTCAAAAACGGAAGAACTGGGGGGATCTTTTAACGCCGGATCAGGTGAGGCAAAGCCTTTCCCAACCCACGCGCCTGGCTAGCCCTCTTTTAGAGGTGAATTGGGCGCAGCTCATGTGTTTTTTCAGCGGTGTGGACCTGCGCCAAGTTATCGAGCAATGCTTAGCCGCTGATACTGAAGCGTCCCTTGCCGATCTTGGAAAGGTTCAGGCACAAGAGTACCTTCGGAAATTCAGGCTGTCGCAATTGTTCTTTCTGGACGCCTGGGTCAATCAGCTCGGACACAGAGCTTTTGCGCCACTTAGAGATCATCTACAAGCTTTTCTCAGTCACCAGAACGCGCAGGGCGAGGGTGTTCCACTAAGCCCCCAGGACGTTCGAGAGCAGCTCTGCTTACCAACATTGTTTTCTGAACTGGAAGTCAGTGATGAGCTGAAGGGGCAAATCCTCCCAAGTATAGGAGAGCTGTTTCGTCGGCTCACTGAAACGCCTGTTTGCACTAACCGTGATGACATAAAAGCGCTGCTGAGAACCGTTGATATACACACAGCAATTGTATCGACAGTGCTACGCACGGGCCACGGCATGATTGATCTGTACGTGTCGCGCCTGAGGCAGGGAGAGGGAGATCTCAGTAGCCGCGTCCTCACTGACTGGATTAAAGATTTCGTCACGGAGCTGACTCGACAATCCCAGGTTCAAGGGTTTTCCACCTATCGTGAGCTAAAAGGGCTGGCGGATGAGCTGCCGGCGATACTGAAAGCCAACCTTCCTGGCATTTTCGACCTGGGTACCAACGAATATCGCCGCTACCTGAGTAATCAGCTTAACCCGATCGCCCCGATCATTGGTGCGACGGGCGAGACCAATGCGCCGGGACAGCGTTCAGCCCAGGCCCGCAAGTTTCGTATGCCAGGGTATCCATTGGTACTTGTGAGCACGAATGTGTTTCAGGAAGGTGAAGATCTGCACCTCTTCTGCGATAGCGTTGTCCACTATGGCGTATCAGGCTCGCCAGTAAGCATCGAACAGAAGAACGGTCGGGTTGATCGTGTTGGCTCGTTGGCACAGCGTCGGCTCACTCGTGGAGGCTTCAGTGATCCGGAAGAGGATGACTTAATACAGGTCAGTTTCCCCCACGTGAAAGAGAGCATTGAGCGCGTTCAGATTCGTCGACTCTCGGAAAGCATCAATCGTTACATGGCCTCGCTCCATGAGATTGGAAGCACCGTCGCTTCAGACAAGGAGGAAATCGCCGAATCCGAAATCGCCGATCGCACCCGAATAGAGCCCCAGATAAGAGATTTCCTGGAAAGTCCTTTTGATCCAGCAGATCCGAGATCGGATCTGGAACACCTGAGTTTTCTCAAGCAGCAGATTAAGGAAACGCAGAAACAAGTGCAGGCGAACGTCACTCAAGCGAAGCAACTGATCGCCACCGCGCTCGGCGTTAGTGAACGCATTCGCTGGCCGTTGAGAGTTAACCTGAAGGTAAGCGACTTGGTCGAACAGGTATCCGATATTGCGGAAGTTCGTCTGACGACAGCCAGGGCATCTGGAGAAATCCTTGCCCGAGTTGTGGTTGATCATCAGGACTGTCGTGGAACGCAAGTTCAGATAGGCTCTCACAGTGAATTGGCCATGTTGATGCACCAACACTCCTGGACCACGCTCCATAGAACCTTTGCTTATCAAACTGCCAGGAATGTTTGGCGATTGGCCTACGATGCCGAAATGCTGGTGGGGGATGAGATCGTAACGGTCGAGAGGGATATGACGGCGCTTCTTGCTCGGTTTCATGAAAGACACGACCCGAAGCAATACCGACCGCCAGGCTCTGTCGTTTCTCAGCATCTCGAACGACTTCGGCAGGACCAAGAAATTCAAGTCGGTCAACAGGCCCTGAAGGTCGATGTGGTCGATTCCGGGAAAACGATCGGACTCCGGTTTTGGTTCAAAGAGGGCGAATTGCAGCGCTCCCAGACCGTCCTCCTATCGGAGTGCGACGGGCAGTGTATTTTCATCAGCCCGGCAGTGCCTTCAAACGCCGTCAGCGCAATGCCTGTTGAGAAAATTGTAGAGCTAACCTGGGAGCGGAATCGATCTACCGACGTGGTTGAGTTCATGCTGAATGACCACCGGGAGATTGTTGGCCGCTGCGTTCATCCGGTTGATAGCCTGCATTGGCGGGAATTCGTCTACTGCGCTCATGTGCTTGCGGTGGAGAGTGACCGGTTGGAGTTCCTGGTTTGCGAGGAAGATCAGTTTTGA